One window of the Nitrososphaerales archaeon genome contains the following:
- a CDS encoding uroporphyrinogen-III synthase: protein MSEGLTIILTGMEGTSENIMKKLRDLNLSIKVIPIVRVCIDHNEIMLARKIFQSKFKPDLSIFTSKTAVKVVFDLISEAWECARSYSIAIGFGTASLLKSLGVRSVDLPSKHNSEGLIQLLKGLSYKSIVVLYCSKNVNNSRGIH, encoded by the coding sequence TTGAGTGAAGGATTGACAATTATACTTACAGGAATGGAGGGTACATCTGAGAACATAATGAAGAAGCTTAGAGATCTTAACCTATCTATAAAGGTGATACCTATAGTAAGGGTTTGTATCGATCATAATGAAATAATGCTGGCACGAAAGATATTTCAATCAAAATTTAAACCAGACCTTTCCATATTTACAAGTAAAACGGCCGTTAAAGTAGTGTTCGATTTGATATCAGAGGCTTGGGAGTGTGCAAGATCGTACAGCATCGCCATAGGCTTCGGGACGGCTTCTTTATTGAAATCTTTGGGTGTAAGATCGGTAGATCTGCCTAGCAAACATAACTCGGAAGGTTTGATACAGCTACTTAAAGGATTGTCATACAAAAGCATCGTTGTGTTATATTGTTCAAAGAATGTCAATAATTCTAGAGGGATTCATTAA